TCATATGAACACAACCAGGTAAATGTGTATGAGAAGGTTAATGCCTAATGGTAAGTAGTTCTTACATCTCCCCCGATCTTCACCCCATCCCTTTCGCCGGTAGCAGAGACAAGTGCATTCCCTTCGTAGGTACGAAGATCGCACGGGGAATGGATGCAGTCCTTGGTGTAAATCGCTGTATAATGATTTAGCCCGATGAAATCAGACTTGTATTGGAGTAACTTCTTCTCTTCCGAGGTGAATGTTGGTAGGTTCGATTTTAGGATCTCTCGCATCTGTGTAGGATAATCACCAAAGAATATCGGGTCCAaaaacctgaaaataattcGTACAAATATTATTAGTGGTGATTGGTGAAACTTTTGTAGCTTTGGATGTAGCCCTAGAACAAACAGATATTGTTAATCCTCATTGCTATGGTATGTGctttccctctttttttttagcaATTAATTAAGGTCATATATATGTACAAGGATGTGAGATAATGTGACGAGAAGGAAAGATTCTGCCGATTTAGCAAATGATAATAGTAGGTACTACATGATACATgatacccaaaaaaaaaagacataccACTCTAGCTCAAAAGACTGTGCTCGTCGCGCCGCCAGAATGTCCTCCGTGGTGTTCGTCAGCGGCTCATACCACTTCATCGCGATCACAATTCCGATCGAGCCACCTTGCTTTGCCTTCATAACACACACATGCATCAAAAAATGTTTTAAGGCAAATGTATCAGCATTTCCCCCCCAGCCACTGAAAGTCGTCTGAAACAGCAGGTCACAGACACAGAAGCAGTAGCAACTAGCAAAGCTCCTGCTGATGAACAGCGACTGACAGAGTACTAGGTTGCCGGGTCGCACACTCACCTGGTATTTCTCCTTGTAggtgcggacggcggcggcgtgggacaTTATGATGTTGTGCGCCGCGGCGTAGGGCTCCCGGTTCGAATTGCCGCTGTTGCAGCTGCCGAACGGCGGGGAGCAGTGGTTGGGCGGGTACATCCCCAGCATGTACATGAACTTGGTGAACAGGTTGGGCTCGTTGAACGTCGTCCAGAACCTCACCCGGTCGCCGAACGCCCTGAAGCACACGTCCGCGTAGTGCTCGAACTCCTCCCTGAATTTCAGTTGTCACCAAGGCCGTTAGTTCTGACGACTGAAACTGCCGGTTCTCTGCTGAAACTATCGCAAGAACTGGATCGATTCGAGGCAGCAGAGGTCAGAGCTGAACCGTACCGGATTCCGGCGCCCAGCCAGCCAACGTATCGGACCTCCAGTTCGTGCGGCATGTCGAAATGGTGCAGTGTGACGAACGGCTGTATCCCTGATCGTTacaggaaaaaaaattgaaaccgTTGAGCTTGCTCTTCGTTGGAGAATCAGAGCACAGGAGTGTTCAAGTGGAATGCGAGCAGTGGGAGGATGGGGACTGGCTACCTTTCTGCAGGAGGGCATCGATCAGGCGGTTGTAGAACGCTATCCCATCTGGATTGACGCCGCCAAGCCTGCCTCCTGCGAGAACGCATTGGCCACACCAAAATCAGGAGCTGTACGATCGAACGCATTTTATGTACAGTTTTAACCCTGGCGTACTTGGTAGAATCCTTGCCCATGAGATGGAGAACCTGTACGCGTTGACGCCCAGCGACTGCATGATCTCCACGTCTCCCTGCTCACAAGTTCAGAATCAGAACGCATCACATTGAAAATGGCCAATCGGCCATCGTCGGTGGTCAGTTTATTTGCTTTGGTGATTCTGTG
This sequence is a window from Panicum virgatum strain AP13 chromosome 7K, P.virgatum_v5, whole genome shotgun sequence. Protein-coding genes within it:
- the LOC120642426 gene encoding beta-glucosidase 16-like — encoded protein: MAVATALAVLVVAAALALALPAARGVDRSEFPPEFLFGAATSAYQIEGAYLEDGKGLNNWDVFTHTHSGVIMDGRNGDAADDHYHRYMGDVEIMQSLGVNAYRFSISWARILPRGRLGGVNPDGIAFYNRLIDALLQKGIQPFVTLHHFDMPHELEVRYVGWLGAGIREEFEHYADVCFRAFGDRVRFWTTFNEPNLFTKFMYMLGMYPPNHCSPPFGSCNSGNSNREPYAAAHNIIMSHAAAVRTYKEKYQAKQGGSIGIVIAMKWYEPLTNTTEDILAARRAQSFELEWFLDPIFFGDYPTQMREILKSNLPTFTSEEKKLLQYKSDFIGLNHYTAIYTKDCIHSPCDLRTYEGNALVSATGERDGVKIGGDTALAGYYVVPEAVEPAIMYVNQRYKDTPVYITENGYSQWSDISREELINDVERLNYLRGYVTHLSKAIRNGANVRGYFVWTLLDNFEWTFGYRVRFGLYHVDFDTQERTPRMSARWYRSFLTGSASAALTADEAAAAQQERRADS